In the Telopea speciosissima isolate NSW1024214 ecotype Mountain lineage chromosome 2, Tspe_v1, whole genome shotgun sequence genome, one interval contains:
- the LOC122650694 gene encoding xylulose 5-phosphate/phosphate translocator, chloroplastic-like, protein MGFVLRNIFSKKSLQSFKEVNGLNLYGWIIIISLLYLYLVAVFVEGSQWVEGYRRALLAIVKPSTLYLWVIISGVVYHLYNQSSYQDLDQITPLTFSVGNTMKSVVVIVSSILVFKNLVRPLNALGSAIAINGTFLYSQTTTANKAKKLEDERRAEICCFLHRHSTCFQ, encoded by the coding sequence ATGGGATTCGTTCTTAGAaacattttttcaaaaaagagcTTACAGAGCTTCAAAGAAGTAAATGGGCTGAACTTATATggatggataattataatttcACTACTCTATCTTTATCTAGTTGCTGTGTTTGTTGAAGGGTCTCAATGGGTTGAAGGCTATAGAAGAGCTCTACTGGCTATTGTGAAACCATCAACCTTGTATCTGTGGGTGATCATATCTGGGGTCGTCTACCATTTATATAATCAGTCCTCTTACCAAGATCTAGATCAGATTACTCCATTGACATTCTCAGTGGGAAACACAATGAAGAGTGTGGTTGTGATTGTCTCATCAATTCTGGTTTTCAAGAATCTTGTGAGACCTTTGAATGCTTTAGGATCTGCCATTGCAATCAATGGGACTTTTTTGTATTCCCAGACGACAACAGCTAATAAGGCAAAGAagcttgaagatgaaagaagagctGAAATTTGTTGTTTTCTTCACCGTCATTCTACTTGCTTTCAATAA